In Procambarus clarkii isolate CNS0578487 chromosome 58, FALCON_Pclarkii_2.0, whole genome shotgun sequence, one genomic interval encodes:
- the LOC138353598 gene encoding centromere-associated protein E-like: MRAHLCQRVQEDTPSIKRVQEDTPSIKRVQENTPSIKRVQEDTPSIKRVQEDTLCIKRVQENTPCIKRVQEDTPSIKRVQEDTLCIKRVQENTPSIKRVQEDTPSIKRMQENTPSIKRVQEDTPCIKRVQENTPSIKRVQENTPSIKRVQEDTPSIKRVQEDTPCIKRVQENTPSIKRVQEDTPSIKRVQEDTPCIKRVQEDTPSIKRVQENTPSIKRVQEDTPSIKRVQENTPSIKRVQEDTPCIKRVQEDTPCIKRVQENTPCIKRVQENTPSIKRVQENTPSIKRVQEDTPSIKRVQEDTPCIKRVQENTPSIKRVQENTPSIKRVQENTPSIKRVQEDTPSIKRVQEDTPCIKRVQEDTPCIKRMQENTPCIKRVQEDTPSIKRVQENTPSIKRVQENTPSIKRVQENTPSIKRVQEDTPSIKRVQENTPSIKRVQENTPSIKRVQENTPSIKRVQEDTPSIKRVQENTPSIKRVQENTPSIKRVQENTPSIKRVQENTPSIKRVQEDTPSIKRVQENTPSIKRVQEDTPSIKRVQEDTPCIKRVQENTPSIKRVQEDTPCIKRVQENTPCIKRMQENTPSIKRVQEDTPSIKRVQEDTPCIKRVQEDTPCIKRVQEDTPSIKRVQEDTPSIKRVQENTPSIKRVQEDTPSIKRVQEDTLCIKRVQEDTPCIKRVQENTPSIKRVQEDTPSIKRVQENTPSIKRVQENTPSIKRVQEDTPSIKRVQENTPSIKRVQEDTPSIKRVQEDTLCIKRVQEDTPCIKRVQENTPSIKRVQEDTPSIKRVQEDTPSIKRVQEDTPSIKRVQEDTPCIKRVQEDTPCIKRVQEDTPSIKRVQEDTPSIKRVQEDTPSIKRVQEDTPSIKRVQEDTPSIKRVQEDTPSIKRVQEDTPCIKRVQEDTPCIKRVQEDTPCIKQDTPCIKRVQEDTPCIKRVQEDTPCIKRVQENTPSIKRVQENTPCIKRVQENTPCIKRVQEDTPSIKRVQEDTPCIKRVQEETPCIKRVQEDTPSIKRVQENTPCIKRVQEDTPCIKRVQEDTPCIKRVQEDTPSIKRVQEDTPSIKHVQEDTPSIKRVQEDTPCIKRVQEDTPCIKRVQEDTPSIKQDTPSIKRVQEDTPCIKRVQEDTPCIKRVQEDTPSIKRVQENTLCIKRVQEDTPCIKRVQENTPSIKRVQEDTPSIKRVQEDTPSIKRLQEDTPSIKRVQEDTPCIKRVQENTPSIKRPYLEAGDQVPRPIPYRMEASTYLNGLRGEIDGRDG; encoded by the exons atgagAGCACatctgtgccag CGTGTGCAAGAGGACACTCCCAGCATCAAGCGTGTGCAAGAGGACACTCCCAGCATCAAGCGTGTGCAAGAGAACACTCCCAGCATCAAGCGTGTGCAAGAGGACACTCCCAGCATCAAGCGTGTGCAAGAGGACACTCTCTGTATCAAGCGTGTGCAAGAGAACACTCCCTGCATCAAGCGTGTGCAAGAGGACACTCCCAGCATCAAGCGTGTGCAAGAGGACACTCTCTGTATCAAGCGTGTGCAAGAGAACACTCCCAGCATCAAGCGTGTGCAAGAGGACACTCCCAGCATCAAGCGTATGCAAGAGAACACTCCCAGCATCAAGCGTGTGCAAGAGGACACTCCCTGTATCAAGCGTGTGCAAGAGAACACTCCCAGCATCAAGCGTGTGCAAGAGAACACTCCCAGCATCAAGCGTGTGCAAGAGGACACTCCCAGCATCAAGCGTGTGCAAGAGGACACTCCCTGTATCAAGCGTGTGCAAGAGAACACTCCCAGCATCAAGCGTGTGCAAGAGGACACTCCCAGCATCAAGCGTGTGCAAGAGGACACTCCCTGTATCAAGCGTGTGCAAGAGGACACTCCCAGCATCAAGCGTGTGCAAGAGAACACTCCCAGCATCAAGCGTGTGCAAGAGGACACTCCCAGCATCAAGCGTGTGCAAGAGAACACTCCCAGCATCAAGCGTGTGCAAGAGGACACTCCCTGTATCAAGCGTGTGCAAGAGGACACTCCCTGTATCAAGCGTGTGCAAGAGAACACTCCCTGTATCAAGCGTGTGCAAGAGAACACTCCCAGCATCAAGCGTGTGCAAGAGAACACTCCCAGCATCAAGCGTGTGCAAGAGGACACTCCCAGCATCAAGCGTGTGCAAGAGGACACACCCTGTATCAAGCGTGTGCAAGAGAACACTCCCAGCATCAAGCGTGTGCAAGAGAACACTCCCAGCATCAAGCGTGTGCAAGAGAACACTCCCAGCATCAAGCGTGTGCAAGAGGACACTCCCAGCATCAAGCGTGTgcaagaggacactccctgcatcaAGCGTGTGCAAGAGGACACACCCTGTATCAAGCGTATGCAAGAGAACACTCCCTGTATCAAGCGTGTGCAAGAGGACACTCCCAGCATCAAGCGTGTGCAAGAGAACACTCCCAGCATCAAGCGTGTGCAAGAGAACACTCCCAGCATCAAGCGTGTGCAAGAGAACACTCCCAGCATCAAGCGTGTGCAAGAGGACACTCCCAGCATCAAGCGTGTGCAAGAGAACACTCCCAGCATCAAGCGTGTGCAAGAGAACACTCCCAGCATCAAGCGTGTGCAAGAGAACACTCCCAGCATCAAGCGTGTGCAAGAGGACACTCCCAGCATCAAGCGTGTGCAAGAGAACACTCCCAGCATCAAGCGTGTGCAAGAGAACACTCCCAGCATCAAGCGTGTGCAAGAGAACACTCCCAGCATCAAGCGTGTGCAAGAGAACACTCCCAGCATCAAGCGTGTGCAAGAGGACACTCCCAGCATCAAGCGTGTGCAAGAGAACACTCCCAGCATCAAGCGTGTGCAAGAGGACACTCCCAGCATCAAGCGTGTGCAAGAGGACACTCCCTGTATCAAGCGTGTGCAAGAGAACACTCCCAGCATCAAGCGTGTGCAAGAGGACACTCCCTGTATCAAGCGTGTGCAAGAGAACACTCCCTGTATCAAGCGTATGCAAGAGAACACTCCCAGCATCAAGCGTGTGCAAGAGGACACTCCCAGCATCAAGCGTGTGCAAGAGGACACTCCCTGTATCAAGCGTGTGCAAGAGGACACTCCCTGTATCAAGCGTGTGCAAGAGGACACTCCCAGCATCAAGCGTGTGCAAGAGGACACTCCCAGCATCAAGCGTGTGCAAGAGAACACTCCCAGCATCAAGCGTGTGCAAGAGGACACTCCCAGCATCAAGCGTGTGCAAGAGGACACTCTCTGTATCAAGCGTGTGCAAGAGGACACTCCCTGTATCAAGCGTGTGCAAGAGAACACTCCCAGCATCAAGCGTGTGCAAGAGGACACTCCCAGCATCAAGCGTGTGCAAGAGAACACTCCCAGCATCAAGCGTGTGCAAGAGAACACTCCCAGCATCAAGCGTGTGCAAGAGGACACTCCCAGCATCAAGCGTGTGCAAGAGAACACTCCCAGCATCAAGCGTGTGCAAGAGGACACTCCCAGCATCAAGCGTGTGCAAGAGGACACTCTCTGTATCAAGCGTGTGCAAGAGGACACTCCCTGTATCAAGCGTGTGCAAGAGAACACTCCCAGCATCAAGCGTGTGCAAGAGGACACTCCCAGCATCAAGCGTGTGCAAGAGGACACTCCCAGCATCAAGCGTGTGCAAGAGGACACTCCCAGCATCAAGCGTGTGCAAGAGGACACTCCCTGTATCAAGCGTGTGCAAGAGGACACTCCCTGTATCAAGCGTGTGCAAGAGGACACTCCCAGCATCAAGCGTGTGCAAGAGGACACTCCCAGCATCAAGCGTGTGCAAGAGGACACTCCCAGCATCAAGCGTGTGCAAGAGGACACTCCCAGCATCAAGCGTGTGCAAGAGGACACTCCCAGCATCAAGCGTGTGCAAGAGGACACTCCCAGCATCAAGCGTGTGCAAGAGGACACTCCCTGTATCAAGCGTGTgcaagaggacactccctgcatcaagcgtgtgcaagaggacactccctgcatcaagc aggacactccctgtatcaagcgtgtgcaagaggacactccctgcatcaAGCGTGTGCAAGAGGACACTCCCTGTATCAAGCGTGTGCAAGAGAACACTCCCAGCATCAAGCGTGTGCAAGAGAACACTCCCTGTATCAAGCGTGTGCAAGAGAACACTCCCTGTATCAAGCGTGTGCAAGAGGACACTCCCAGCATCAAGCGTGTGCAAGAGGACACTCCCTGTATCAAGCGTGTGCAAGAGGAGACTCCCTGCATCAAGCGTGTGCAAGAGGACACTCCCAGCATCAAGCGTGTGCAAGAGAACACTCCCTGTATCAAGCGTGTGCAAGAGGACACTCCCTGTATCAAGCGTGTGCAAGAGGACACTCCCTGTATCAAGCGTGTGCAAGAGGACACTCCCAGCATCAAGCGTGTGCAAGAGGACACTCCCAGCATCAAGCATGTGCAAGAGGACACTCCCAGCATCAAGCGTGTgcaagaggacactccctgcatcaAGCGGGTgcaagaggacactccctgcatcaagcgtgtgcaagaggacactcccagcatcaagc aggacactcccagcatcaagcgtgtgcaagaggacactccctgcatcaAGCGGGTgcaagaggacactccctgcatcaAGCGTGTGCAAGAGGACACTCCCAGCATCAAGCGTGTGCAAGAGAACACTCTCTGTATCAAGCGTGTgcaagaggacactccctgcatcaAGCGTGTGCAAGAGAACACTCCCAGCATCAAGCGTGTGCAAGAGGACACTCCCAGCATCAAGCGTGTGCAAGAGGACACTCCCAGCATCAAGCGTTTGCAAGAGGACACTCCCAGCATCAAGCGTGTgcaagaggacactccctgcatcaagcgtgtgcaagagaacactcccagcatcaagc GTCCCTACCTGGAGGCGGGCGACCAGGTACCTCGCCCAATACCTTACAGGATGGAGGCATCGACCTACCTTAATGGCCTGCGTGGTGAGATAGATGGTAGGGATGGATAG